From one Melospiza melodia melodia isolate bMelMel2 chromosome 6, bMelMel2.pri, whole genome shotgun sequence genomic stretch:
- the DDB1 gene encoding DNA damage-binding protein 1, whose protein sequence is MSYNYVVTAQKPTAVNGCVTGHFTSAEDLNLLIAKNTRLEIYVVTAEGLRPVKEVGMYGKTAVMELFRPKGESKDLLFILTAKYNACILEYKQNGDSIDIITRAHGNVQDRIGRPSETGIIGIIDPECRMIGLRLYDGLFKVIPLDRDNKELKAFNIRLEELQVIDVKFLYGCQAPTICFVYQDPQGRHVKTYEVSLREKEFNKGPWKQENVEAEASMVIAVPEPFGGAIIIGQESITYHNGDKYLAIAPPIIKQSTIVCHNRVDPNGSRYLLGDMEGRLFMLLLEKEEQMDGTVTLKDLRVELLGETSIAECLTYLDNGVVFVGSRLGDSQLVKLNVDSNEQGSYVVAMETFTNLGPIVDMCVVDLERQGQGQLVTCSGAFKEGSLRIIRNGIGIHEHASIDLPGIKGLWPLRSDPHRETDNTLVLSFVGQTRVLMLNGEEVEETELTGFVDDQQTFFCGNVAHQQLIQITSASVRLVSQEPKSLVSEWKEPNGKNISVASCNSNQVVVAVGRALYYLEIRPQELRQISCTEMEHEVACLDITPLGDSNGMSPLCAIGLWTDISARILKLPSFELLHKEMLGGEIIPRSILMTTFESSHYLLCALGDGALFYFGLSLETGLLSDRKKVTLGTQPTVLRTFRSLSTTNVFACSDRPTVIYSSNHKLVFSNVNLKEVNYMCPLNSDGYPDSLALANNSTLTIGTIDEIQKLHIRTVPLYESPRKICYQEVSQCFGVLSSRIEVQDASGGTTALRPSASTQALSSSVSTSKLFSSSTAPHETSFGEEVEVHNLLIIDQHTFEVLHAHQFLQNEYALSLVSCKLGKDPNTYFIVGTAMVYPEEAEPKQGRIVVFHYSDGKLQSLAEKEVKGAVYSMVEFNGKLLASINSTVRLYEWTAEKELRTECNHYNNIMALYLKTKGDFILVGDLMRSVLLLAYKPMEGNFEEIARDFNPNWMSAVEILDDDNFLGAENAFNLFVCQKDSAATTDEERQHLQEVGLSHLGEFVNVFCHGSLVMQNLGETSTPTQGSVLFGTVNGMIGLVTSLSESWYNLLLDMQNRLNKVIKSVGKIEHSFWRSFHTERKTEPATGFIDGDLIESFLDISRPKMQEVVANLQIDDGSGMKREATVDDLIKIVEELTRIH, encoded by the exons ATGTCCTACAACTACGTGGTGACGGCGCAGAAGCCGACGGCCGTCAATGGCTGCGTCACCG GACACTTCACCTCTGCGGAGGACCTGAACCTGCTGATTGCCAAAAACACCCGGCTGGAGATTTACGTGGTGACGGCCGAGGGGCTGCGGCCCGTCAAGGAAGTGGGGATGTACGGGAAAACGGCCGTCATGGAGCTCTTCCGCCCCAAG GGGGAGAGCAAGGATTTGCTGTTCATCCTGACGGCCAAGTACAACGCCTGCATCCTGGAGTACAAGCAGAACGGGGATAGCATCGACATCATCACCCGTGCCCATGGGAATGTGCAG GATCGCATCGGGCGGCCCTCGGAGACCGGGATCATCGGGATCATCGATCCCGAGTGCCGGATGATCGGGCTGCGCCTCTACGACGGCCTCTTCAAGGTCATCCCCCTGGACCGGGACAACAAGGAGCTAAAGGCCTTCAACATCCGCCTGGAGGAGCTCCAGGTCATCGATGTGAAGTTCCTCTATGGCTGCCAGGCTCCCACCATCTGCTTCGTCTACCAG gacccccagggcCGCCACGTGAAGACATATGAGGTGTCCCTGCGGGAGAAGGAATTCAACAAAGGCCCTTGGAAGCAGGAAAATGTGGAGGCCGAAGCCTCCATGGTCATTGCAG TGCCGGAGCCCTTCGGAGGCGCCATTATCATCGGGCAGGAATCCATCACCTACCACAATGGGGATAAATATCTGGCTATTGCTCCTCCCATCATCAAG CAAAGCACCATTGTGTGCCACAACCGTGTGGATCCCAACGGATCGCGGTATTTGCTGGGAGACATGGAAGGGAGGCTCTTCATGCTGCTTCTGGAGAAGGAGGAGCAGATGGACGGCACTGTCACCTTGAAGGATCTGCGtgtggagctgctgggagag ACATCCATTGCAGAGTGCCTGACCTACCTGGATAATGGAGTGGTGTTTGTTGGCTCCAGGCTTGGAGATTCCCAGCTTGTGAAG CTCAACGTGGACAGCAATGAGCAGGGATCCTACGTGGTGGCCATGGAGACCTTCACCAACCTCGGGCCCATCGTGGACATGTGCGTGGTGGACCTGGAGAGGCAAGGCCAAGGCCAG CTGGTCACCTGCTCCGGGGCCTTCAAAGAGGGATCGCTGCGGATCATCCGGAACGGCATCGGGATCCATGAGCACGCCAGCATCGACCTGCCGGGAATTAAAG GATTGTGGCCACTGAGGTCGGATCCACACCGGGAGACGGACAACACCTTGGTGCTGTCATTTGTTGGCCAGACCAG GGTTCTGATGTTGAACGGAGAGGAAGTGGaagagacagagctcacaggatTTGTGGATGACCAGCAGACCTTCTTCTGTGGCAACGTGGCGCATCAGCAGCTGATCCAG ATCACGTCTGCCTCGGTGCGACTGGTCAGCCAGGAGCCCAAATCCCTGGTGAGCGAGTGGAAAGAGCCCAATGGGAAGAACATCAGCGTCGCTTCCTGCAACAGCAACCAGGTGGTGGTGGCCGTGGGAAGAGCCTTGTACTACCTGGAGATCCGGCCCCAGGAGCTCCGGCAGATCAG CTGCACAGAGATGGAGCACGAGGTGGCCTGCCTGGACATCACCCCCCTGGGAGACTCCAACGGGATGTCCCCGCTCTGTGCCATCGGGCTCTGGACCGACATCTCTGCCCGCATCCTGAAGCTGCCGTCCTTCGAGCTGCTGCACAAGGAGATGCTGGGAGGAG AGATTATCCCTCGCTCCATCCTGATGACGACCTTTGAGAGCAGCCACTACCTCCTGTGTGCCCTGGGGGATGGAGCTCTCTTCTACTTCGGCCTCAGCCTTGAGACAG GCTTGCTGAGTGACAGGAAGAAGGTGACCCTGGGCACACAGCCCACGGTGCTGAGGACATTCCGCTCCCTGTCCACCACCAACGTGTTTGCCTGCTCCGACCGCCCCACCGTCATCTACAGCAGCAACCACAAGCTGGTCTTCTCCAACGTCAACCTCAAGGAGGTCAACTACATGTGCCCCCTCAATTCCGACGGATATCCCGACAG ttTGGCCCTGGCCAACAACAGCACCCTGACCATTGGCACCATTGATGAGATCCAGAAGCTTCATATCCGCACTGTTCCCCTCTATGAGTCGCCCAG GAAAATCTGCTACCAGGAGGTATCCCAGTGCTTTGGGGTGCTCTCCAGCCGGATCGAGGTGCAGGATGCCAGTGGGGGCACCACAGCACTCAGACCCAGTGCCAGCACCCAG GCCTTGTCCAGCAGTGTGAGCACCAGCAAGCTGttttccagcagcacagctccacacGAGACATCCTTCGGAGAGGAGGTGGAAGTGCACAACCTGCTTATCATAGACCAGCACACCTTTGAAG TGCTCCATGCTCACCAATTCCTGCAAAATGAGTATGCCCTCAGCCTGGTCTCCTGCAAGCTGGGAAAGGATCCCAACACCTACTTCATTGTGGGCACTGCCATGGTGTATCCCGAGGAAGCAGAGCCCAAGCAGGGCCGGATCGTCGTTTTCCACTACTCTGATG GGAAGCTGCAGAGCCTGGCTGAGAAGGAGGTCAAGGGAGCTGTGTATTCCATGGTGGAATTCAACGGGAAGCTGTTAGCCAGCATCAACAGCACG GTGCGCCTGTACGAGTGGACAGCGGAGAAGGAATTGCGCACAGAGTGCAACCACTACAACAACATCATGGCCCTGTACCTGAAAACCAAGGGGGATTTCATCCTGGTGGGAGACCTCATGCGCTCCGTGCTGCTCCTGGCCTACAAACCCATGGAAGGGAATTTCGAGGAG ATTGCCCGGGATTTCAATCCAAACTGGATGAGTGCCGTGGAGATCCTGGATGATGATAATTTCTTGGGAGCAGAGAACGCTTTCAATCTGTTCGTGTGCCAGAAGGACAG CGCGGCCACGACAGACGAGGAGCGGCAGCACCTGCAGGAAGTGGGATTATCCCACCTGGGAGAGTTCGTCAATGTCTTCTGCCACGGATCCCTGGTCATGCAGAACTTGGGAGAGACTTCCACGCCCACCCAGGGATCCGTGCTCTTTGGCACTGTCAATGGAATGATCG GCCTGGTGACATCCCTGTCGGAAAGCTGGTACAACCTGCTCCTGGACATGCAGAACAGGCTCAACAAAGTCATCAAGAGCGTGGGGAAGATTGAGCATTCCTT CTGGAGATCGTTCCACACTGAACGGAAGACAGAACCAGCCACAGGATTCATCGATGGAGACTTGATCGAGAGTTTCCTGGACATCAGCAGGCCCAAGATGCAGGAAGTGGTGGCAAACCTGCAG ATCGACGATGGAAGCGGGATGAAGAGGGAAGCCACCGTGGATGACCTGATCAAGATCGTGGAGGAGCTGACCCGGATCCACTAG